In the genome of Bicyclus anynana chromosome 23, ilBicAnyn1.1, whole genome shotgun sequence, one region contains:
- the LOC112047470 gene encoding carboxypeptidase B-like yields MLLYLSFLLSFSLVLAKHEMYDGLLDEEDRLMVEAKRKSQRFGTARIGFDRVYNLTEVYTYLEEVASSYPDLVTLVNAGKSFEGRDVKYLKISTTNFEDTSKPIVFVESLLHAREWVTLPPTLYAIDKLVTGNLTESSVLDKVDWIILPIANPDGYEFSHVQNRFWRKNRATGYMANDVCVGVDLNRNFDITWGDFSSNNVCSETFHGRHPFSEPEARIVGDILRSNNNRIKMFMDIHSTGSMILYGWGDGVLVSNALSVHAAGIQMATAIDAVKTHWNPYYTVGNSALVLYRASGLAMDYGSVSNIPYSYVYELPRHRNALGVDRFLVDPALVQQFAMETWEGIQAGAKFIRDKYT; encoded by the exons ATTACTAGATGAAGAAGATAGATTGATGGTTGAAGCGAAACGTAAAAGTCAAAGATTTGGAACAGCAAGAATTGGATTTGATAGAGTTTACAATCTTACGGAG GTTTATACTTATCTCGAAGAAGTAGCTTCGTCGTATCCAGATTTAGTAACTTTGGTCAACGCAGGAAAATCATTCGAAGGTAGAGATGTGAAGTATCTTAAAATATCCACTACCAACTTTGAG GATACAAGCAAACCTATAGTGTTTGTTGAATCTCTGCTTCATGCTCGTGAATGGGTCACCTTACCACCGACGTTGTATGCAATCGACAAACTGGTAACTGGGAATCTAACTGAGAGCAGTGTCTTGGACAAAGTCGATTGGATCATTCTGCCCATTGCCAACCCTGATGGATATGAATTCAGTCATGTTCAG AATCGTTTTTGGCGCAAAAATCGCGCCACAGGTTACATGGCTAACGACGTTTGTGTCGGAGTTGACTTGAACAGAAACTTCGACATTACCTGGGGCGACTTCTCGAGCAACAACGTTTGCTCGGAGACCTTCCACGGAAGGCACCCCTTCTCTGAACCCGAGGCCAGAATCGTAGGGGATATATTAAGAAGCAATAATAATCGAATCAAGATGTTCATGGATATACATAGCACAG GTAGTATGATACTGTACGGTTGGGGCGATGGAGTGCTGGTGTCCAACGCGTTGTCCGTCCACGCTGCTGGTATACAGATGGCCACCGCGATAGACGCCGTAAAGACGCATTGGAATCCAT ACTACACCGTGGGTAACTCAGCGTTAGTACTATACAGAGCGTCTGGTCTCGCCATGGACTACGGCTCAGTCTCCAATATCCCCTACTCCTATGTCTACGAGCTGCCACGTCACAGGAATGCCTTGGGGGTCGACAGGTTCCTGGTAGACCCCGCGTTGGTGCAACAATTCGCGATGGAGACCTGGGAAGGAATACAAGCGGGAGCTAAATTTATTCGTGATAAATATACGTAA